A single genomic interval of Spinacia oleracea cultivar Varoflay chromosome 6, BTI_SOV_V1, whole genome shotgun sequence harbors:
- the LOC110805756 gene encoding tubby-like F-box protein 3, whose protein sequence is MSFRSILQDMKDVKYSFRSRSHRVVQDNLVVVDALKQSCWANMRPELLREVLIRIETSESTWPPRRNVVACAGVCRSWRDTMKDIVKTPEISGKLTFPISVKQPGSRDTIIQCYIKRHRGNQTYYLFVSSSSASYDDGKFVLAAKKCRRPTCTDYIISLNPEYVSKGSSAYIGKLRSNFLGTKFTIYDAQPSDAGARIVRSRSTRLVESKQVSPRAPAGNYPVAHISYELNVLGHRGPRKMHCIMDNIPVSAIKPGGLAPTQTEFLTSNVDSFPSIPFFRSKSIRVGNCQSEVVPNQQEGRLNLRNKAPRWHEQLQCWCLNFNGRVTVASVKNFQLVASLEDGSEHESVILQFGKVGKDVFTMDYHYPISAFQAFAICLSSFDTKIACE, encoded by the exons ATGTCGTTTAGGAGCATCTTACAAGACATGAAAGATGTAAAGTATAGCTTTAGATCAAGATCCCATAGAGTGGTCCAAGATAATTTGGTGGTTGTTGATGCTTTGAAGCAGAGTTGTTGGGCTAACATGCGGCCCGAGCTCTTGAGAGAAGTGCTTATAAGAATTGAGACTTCTGAGAGCACCTGGCCTCCCAGGAGGAATGTCGTTGCGTGTGCCGGTGTGTGCAGGAGTTGGAGGGATACTATGAAAGACATTGTCAAAACACCTGAGATTTCGGGCAAGTTGACATTCCCCATTTCTGTGAAGCAG CCTGGATCAAGAGACACTATTATTCAGTGTTACATAAAGAGACACCGGGGCAACCAGACATATTATTTATTCGTGAGCTCAAGCTCAG CTTCGTATGATGATGGCAAGTTTGTTCTTGCTGCAAAGAAGTGTAGACGCCCAACTTGCACAGACTACATCATTTCCCTGAATCCCGAATATGTCTCCAAGGGGAGTAGCGCCTATATTGGGAAATTGAG ATCCAATTTCCTTGGCACAAAGTTTACAATCTATGATGCACAACCTTCAGATGCTGGAGCAAGAATCGTAAGAAGTCGCTCCACGAGACTAGTGGAATCCAAACAGGTTTCCCCCAGGGCTCCTGCAGGCAACTATCCTGTTGCGCACATCTCGTATGAGTTGAATGTCTTGGGTCATAG GGGCCCGAGGAAGATGCATTGTATCATGGATAATATACCTGTTTCTGCTATTAAACCTGGAGGACTGGCTCCCACGCAGACTGAATTTCTGACAAGCAATGTGGATTCTTTTCCTTCGATCCCTTTTTTTAGGTCAAAATCGATTAGGGTGGGCAATTGCCAGTCTGAGGTTGTTCCCAATCAACAAGAGGGAAGGTTAAATCTGCGGAACAAGGCTCCTCGATGGCATGAACAACTTCAATGCTGGTGTCTTAACTTCAATGGTCGTGTAACAGTTGCTTCTGTTAAGAACTTTCAACTGGTTGCTTCCCTAGAGGATGGATCTGAGCATGAAAGTGTCATTCTTCAATTTGGAAAAGTCGGAAAGGATGTATTCACCATGGATTATCACTACCCAATTTCCGCTTTCCAGGCGTTTGCCATCTGTTTGAGCAGCTTTGACACCAAAATTGCCTGTGAATGA